From a single Lewinella sp. LCG006 genomic region:
- a CDS encoding peptidase domain-containing ABC transporter, giving the protein MAKQFPFFQQLERMDCGATCLRMIARYHKRYYSLEYLRELTYMGKQGVSLLEISDAAEAIGMQTLAVRVNYDRLQDDVPLPCIAHLEDEHFVVVHHITATHIWIADPAEGKFKITREEFEESWVQEEDEGVILVLEPTPEFYDRDNEGVDHSQWSYVWAYFKQESSLLIQLGVGVLVAGLLQIAMPFLLKSLVDIGIGHLEPSFITMMIVGLLLLFLAQTVVEVFRRWILIHVGVRVNVKILSDFLQKLTRLPLRYFDNRLTGDLLQRIADHERIQRFLTSTTLVSVLSLFNFIAFSLLLYFWSGWVLMVFFLGTLFNLAWVYLFQQNQREIDYKSFDQYADNQGKLIELVEGMQDIKLHNAEKSKRWSWERSQAALIRTEMGAAVYNQIQRTGGDFINEGKNLIILFFVANSVLEGTMTLGMLVAIMYVVAQLNSPIRQFVEFIRSLEEAKISLERMNEIHTKANEEEARGKISMLPETGDLSLEKVDFQYNGPNSPLVLKNVSLDIRKGETTVIVGTSGSGKSTLLKLLLNVYQPVSGAVRLGEVKLDNLQHRFWREKCGAVLQDAYVFNDTIAKNIALGDEIIDKRRLLRAVKVANIQTFIEGLPLGYSTKVGKEGLGLSLGEKQRLLIARAAYKDPDYFFFDEATSALDAFHEMLIMENFAEAFPDRTMIIVAHRLNTVRLADRIIVMESGELVEQGTHEELYYARGAYYQLVRNQIELGA; this is encoded by the coding sequence ATGGCCAAACAATTTCCTTTTTTTCAACAGCTTGAACGCATGGATTGCGGTGCAACTTGCTTACGCATGATTGCTCGTTACCACAAGCGTTACTATTCGCTGGAGTACCTCCGTGAGCTTACTTACATGGGCAAACAGGGGGTTTCCCTCCTGGAAATCAGCGATGCTGCCGAGGCCATTGGTATGCAAACGCTGGCCGTAAGGGTCAATTATGATCGCTTGCAGGATGATGTACCGCTGCCTTGTATTGCCCATCTGGAAGACGAGCATTTTGTGGTTGTTCATCACATCACTGCTACCCATATCTGGATTGCCGATCCGGCAGAAGGAAAATTTAAGATCACCAGAGAAGAATTTGAAGAAAGTTGGGTCCAGGAGGAAGACGAAGGCGTAATTCTCGTACTGGAGCCCACGCCCGAATTTTATGATCGCGACAACGAAGGCGTTGATCATTCCCAGTGGAGTTATGTTTGGGCTTATTTCAAGCAAGAATCCAGTCTGTTGATACAATTGGGCGTTGGGGTTTTAGTGGCAGGCTTGCTGCAAATAGCGATGCCCTTTCTGTTAAAATCTCTCGTAGATATTGGCATCGGGCACCTTGAGCCTAGTTTTATCACCATGATGATCGTAGGTTTACTCTTGTTGTTCCTTGCACAAACGGTGGTCGAAGTCTTCCGTCGCTGGATACTGATTCATGTAGGGGTGCGGGTCAACGTGAAAATTCTATCCGACTTTTTACAAAAACTGACCCGCTTGCCATTGAGGTACTTTGATAACCGACTCACCGGTGATCTGCTCCAACGTATTGCCGATCACGAGCGTATCCAGCGGTTTCTCACTTCAACGACCTTGGTGTCAGTCTTGTCCCTGTTCAATTTTATTGCCTTTTCGTTGTTGTTGTACTTTTGGAGCGGTTGGGTATTAATGGTGTTTTTTCTGGGTACCCTGTTCAATTTGGCCTGGGTGTATCTCTTTCAGCAGAATCAGCGAGAAATTGATTATAAAAGTTTCGATCAATATGCCGACAACCAGGGCAAGTTGATTGAATTGGTGGAAGGCATGCAGGACATCAAACTCCACAATGCCGAAAAATCAAAGCGTTGGTCATGGGAGCGTAGCCAGGCAGCACTTATCCGCACCGAAATGGGTGCTGCTGTTTACAACCAAATTCAGCGCACCGGAGGAGATTTCATCAACGAAGGCAAAAACCTGATCATTCTATTTTTCGTAGCCAATTCCGTGCTGGAAGGCACCATGACCTTGGGAATGTTGGTCGCCATCATGTACGTAGTTGCACAGTTGAATTCTCCGATCCGGCAATTCGTAGAATTCATTCGTTCCCTGGAGGAAGCTAAAATCAGTCTGGAACGGATGAATGAAATCCATACCAAGGCCAACGAGGAAGAAGCACGTGGGAAGATCAGCATGCTCCCTGAAACGGGAGATCTGAGCCTCGAAAAAGTTGACTTTCAATACAATGGCCCCAATTCACCGCTGGTGTTGAAAAACGTCAGCCTGGATATCAGAAAAGGGGAGACTACCGTGATTGTTGGAACGAGCGGAAGTGGAAAAAGTACTTTGCTCAAGCTCTTGCTCAATGTCTATCAGCCTGTAAGCGGTGCCGTGCGTTTGGGAGAAGTGAAACTGGATAATTTGCAGCACCGTTTTTGGCGGGAGAAATGCGGAGCGGTATTGCAGGATGCTTACGTTTTCAACGATACCATTGCTAAAAATATCGCTTTGGGCGACGAGATCATTGATAAACGCCGACTCTTAAGGGCTGTTAAGGTTGCCAATATTCAGACCTTTATCGAAGGCTTACCGTTGGGGTATAGTACCAAGGTAGGAAAAGAAGGTTTGGGGCTTAGCCTGGGCGAAAAGCAGCGCCTCTTGATTGCACGAGCTGCTTACAAAGATCCTGATTACTTCTTTTTTGACGAAGCCACCTCTGCGCTCGATGCTTTCCACGAGATGCTCATCATGGAAAATTTTGCTGAAGCTTTTCCCGATCGGACCATGATCATTGTAGCGCACCGTTTGAACACCGTACGCCTGGCAGATCGGATCATCGTGATGGAATCTGGCGAACTGGTAGAACAGGGTACCCACGAAGAACTTTATTACGCTAGAGGTGCTTACTACCAACTCGTGCGTAACCAAATAGAACTCGGAGCATAA
- a CDS encoding glycosyltransferase, protein MNNTFISIIGVIHQKSDLDQLSTYLEGLFPVLAANFSDYEIILVNNVPEWRIDDRIAPLPPALKQQIYLIQLSSRTNKNHAILAGLDRANGDYTIIFETIFAKQPEVILALFAKSQEQYDVVYLQANERESSQGMKWLYQIFYFILKKYSQLKVDEKAHNTRLISRRALNSLLRLRENLRYMKAIYSIIGFRTTSISTSQALPNDEDFRERFRTSLVAITSYTTFLRSSMLLIFLGSFLFLIGVIANALKVKFTETDLLGNPAIADSGWTFLVILIAIFFAVTTLNLYIMSIYLSNIYTEMKQRPPYIIESVQRF, encoded by the coding sequence ATGAATAATACTTTCATTTCCATCATTGGGGTCATCCATCAGAAGTCAGATCTGGATCAACTCTCTACCTACCTAGAGGGTTTGTTTCCTGTATTGGCCGCCAACTTTAGTGATTACGAAATCATCTTGGTCAATAACGTCCCTGAGTGGCGTATCGATGATCGTATAGCCCCTCTCCCGCCAGCCCTCAAGCAGCAGATTTACTTGATTCAGCTCTCCTCTCGTACCAATAAAAACCATGCTATCCTGGCCGGTTTGGATCGTGCAAATGGCGATTACACCATCATTTTTGAAACGATTTTTGCCAAACAGCCCGAGGTTATTCTGGCACTTTTTGCCAAGAGTCAGGAGCAATACGATGTTGTTTACTTGCAAGCCAACGAACGGGAAAGCTCGCAAGGAATGAAGTGGCTCTACCAAATTTTCTATTTCATTCTCAAAAAGTATTCTCAACTCAAGGTAGATGAGAAAGCTCATAATACACGCTTGATTTCTCGCCGGGCTTTGAATTCTTTGCTGCGGCTGAGAGAAAATTTGCGCTACATGAAGGCGATCTACTCGATCATCGGTTTTCGTACCACCAGTATCAGCACCAGCCAGGCGTTACCCAATGATGAGGATTTCCGAGAGCGTTTTCGTACCTCCCTGGTAGCCATTACTTCTTATACTACTTTTCTTCGATCAAGCATGTTGCTTATATTTTTGGGGTCTTTTTTGTTCTTAATCGGCGTCATCGCCAATGCTCTAAAAGTGAAGTTTACCGAAACAGATCTCTTAGGAAACCCTGCTATTGCCGATTCCGGTTGGACTTTTTTAGTCATCCTTATTGCCATTTTCTTTGCGGTGACGACCCTCAATCTTTACATCATGTCCATTTATCTCTCGAACATTTACACCGAAATGAAACAACGCCCCCCTTATATTATAGAATCGGTACAACGCTTTTAG
- a CDS encoding septal ring lytic transglycosylase RlpA family protein, whose translation MKLPLLTLCFSLSLLAQAQTFRWDDDTDLTEKGAAPVIDYTGTAQIYPDYHEGTPTALGEIFSQQQKTAAHKKLPLGTIVKVTRLDNGRTTTVRINDRGAYCDGCVIDLSKAAAQELDLLIIGQARVSLTVVGASSTNPTSYGATAGIEQEPRFTSRGIQQPAQQTYQATTPSPNTYYKNEPAITARTPVTMVEPSTAEAAPQITTSNLPSTPAAGLTTSAGQVNIIDVPISPFAVQLGAYSKYDNAERHVLKLQAQGFNNIFLLKEPATDGTPLHRVIVAPFLSLDDARDYAEDLADYHQIKGLVFQTKLVEVDQD comes from the coding sequence ATGAAATTACCCTTACTAACCCTCTGTTTTAGCCTAAGTCTCCTCGCGCAAGCACAGACTTTTCGCTGGGATGACGACACTGATCTTACTGAAAAAGGTGCGGCTCCCGTTATTGATTACACCGGAACGGCACAAATTTACCCCGATTATCACGAGGGCACTCCTACGGCTCTTGGAGAAATTTTCAGCCAACAACAAAAGACCGCTGCTCACAAGAAACTACCCCTCGGCACCATTGTAAAAGTTACTCGCCTGGACAATGGGCGCACCACAACCGTCCGAATCAACGACCGTGGAGCTTATTGCGATGGTTGTGTTATCGACCTTAGCAAAGCTGCTGCCCAGGAATTAGATCTACTGATTATCGGACAGGCCAGGGTAAGCCTTACCGTCGTAGGTGCTAGTAGCACTAACCCTACTTCTTATGGTGCAACAGCAGGTATTGAGCAAGAGCCTCGGTTTACTAGCCGTGGTATTCAGCAGCCTGCTCAGCAAACCTACCAGGCGACAACGCCATCGCCAAATACCTATTACAAAAACGAACCCGCAATAACTGCGCGGACACCAGTAACCATGGTAGAACCAAGTACTGCAGAGGCCGCGCCTCAAATCACTACCTCGAATCTACCAAGCACACCGGCAGCGGGCCTGACGACCAGTGCTGGGCAAGTCAATATTATCGATGTACCGATCTCTCCTTTTGCTGTTCAGCTAGGGGCTTATAGCAAATATGACAATGCAGAGCGCCATGTACTCAAGCTTCAGGCGCAAGGTTTCAACAATATCTTCTTGCTCAAAGAACCCGCAACGGATGGCACGCCACTGCACCGGGTGATCGTAGCACCTTTCCTTTCCCTGGACGATGCCCGTGATTATGCCGAAGATTTAGCCGATTATCACCAAATTAAAGGATTGGTTTTTCAAACCAAACTCGTTGAAGTCGACCAAGATTAA